The window CACATAGGCTAACTGTTCTACCTTACTTCCTGCTGCTACCTAACTTTCTACCTAATTTTACACACAGAAAGCCCAGGAagactagctagctagctaccaaacgttctgctgtgtttttactttGAGTCAAGTTCTTGATTTGTTGGCTCAATATGAGTTCCCAGACAAGGCATGCAGCATTGCAATCATCCCTCCAAATGAAAAAGATGCTGTACTCAGTGATTGTGACACTGATGGGTCTGACATGGACTACGAGGGGGGAAACAGGCCATTTGCCAGCAAGGCTGTTGAATCCATATGCAGAAGTTATGCAAACAGCATGATTGGAATGATGGCCTCGCCTTCACCACACACCCTTCCCCTCCCCAACCTCCTTCCCCTGTTCCAGCTCCGCCACCTCCGACCATAACAATAAAGGCCAATAAAGGGCCTCTAAGCGCCAGAAGGTCCAGACAGAAGACCAAAGGGCCTTTAAGCGCCAGAGGGACCAGCCAGAAGACCCAAGGGCCTCTAAGCGCTAGAAGGTCCAGACAGAAGACCCAAGGGCCTTTAAGCGCCAGAGGGACCAGCCAGAAGACCCAAGGGCCTCTAGCCTCCAGAGGGGCCAACAGAAGACGCAAGGGCAGAAGACGCATTAGCTCaagctccttccccaccagagaggtgacattccacatgCCAAGGGCGAGCTTCTGCAACCGAGCATCGGACCACCAAGGCTTCTGCCTTCGGCTGCCACcaagctcactctgcacccgatccctttggcccctcccacgagtggtgagctcatgggaTGGAATGACCTAACAATTGAATCATCACAACGCTTTTACCATAATTGATAAGAACGTTAAGcgacatttaatatagtttaccaCTTTGATagcgtcactctcagcttcatctctaaAACTGCATTCTCCCCAGCTGACATTGACAGTAGTGGTGCTGCTGTGGTCTatgtttgttgtgactgtgaagaAAGTTGACACCGGtagttttggtaaaaaaaaatttaaaaaaaaactgttttcctctcgccttctcctcttctccgcTCCACTTGCGTAACTCCGCATCAGTTTCCTCCAAACTGcaccaacaagtttgtttcgctCCCATCTTCCGGAATCAATATGCACATGTGTCAATATGCTtatgtgtcaaatagtacaaaaaacatttcacaaaaataaaggcgaaaaaaaaacaatccacccaaaagtttatttttttataattacctatttgccatgGGTCCTTGGAAGTGGCTAACGgtggccctggccaatagcgctCATCATACATATCACCATACAATTGAAACATGTACAatgaatccatgtgatcggtatcggccgaatGATCAGTGTCTGAATCGATATCATACTTCTTAGCTGCTCGACAGTTGTTTGGCAAGACAGTTGTGGGAGtgaatgacaggaagaaaagctgtgaCTCGAAGTTGCTGAGTTGTTTCTTGGGTCTTTTATGTGGGTCAATATGgcatattataaaaaataaaaaaagaaacacatgaCTTACAATAGACTCGTGTTACTCTGCAATTGAGTAATAAACTCTTGTCTGTCCTCCTTCTTGGTGCAATGTGGGCCAAGACACCATGTTCCCCTTATACGTGAACAGGAACATGCAATTTATTTCAATTTCCGAAGTGTTCCAGATCCTTCTTCACGGTTTAAAGCTCTCAGCAGCGGCAGAAGAAGAAGCCATAGAGTTCATGAATTGCTGTGAGACTCCTAAAACACCTCTGTGGATTCAAGGGTGAAGGCCCAATCATCAGGAGACTTGAAGCGGTCCTCCAGGGGGCGGTTATCTAATTAGAATGAAAATAGCACAAAATTGGGTTGCTATCGGGTTACTTGATCAAATacatcatttcttatttttttattagtttgtaGTGACAtagttgatgtaaaaaaaaaaaaaaaaaccttttaatATTCACACAGTTagtgctgctgcagctgggACCCAACCATTGTTTTAAAAGAACAGTGATTCAGCAGAATGACACGGAGTTAGACGAGCATATAAGCTCCGCCCAGAGCTGCGTCACACTTGGCTGGATACAAACTGAGACCCAAACGGTGCTTCCTCCGTCAGTGTTCGTCCCATCACAAGACCGCACAGTCTTCACACTTCCTGTCAGGTACGAACCTCTTCttgcttttactttcatttctgTTAGGCAATGACTTCACGAGCTAATTGCAATTGTGGTTTGCTGTCGTGATAATTCAGATTAAGGACAgttcaagaaaaagaaaaagattcaTATACTGTTTtctttattgctgttaattttCACTCTAATAGAAGGAAGTAGAAGCATGTGATTTatcccagccaatcagcagaagaaggtaatgataataatgaatgaaatatatatagtaCTGGTATATGTTATGTTTAGTTacaattaaaagaaataaactgAAAAGACAGCTTTCTCAGCAAGAAATGTTTGGGTTTTGAAGGGATCCTTCAAGTTGAACATTGCAGAGctagttgcttttttttgcagtaaaatACATGAGAAAATCCATAATTCTCATCCATCAGACACCTGCCTGAAACTTGTACAACCACAGAGGCTTTTGAAATCACAGCAAAGAGTACGGTTTGTTgggttttctttttgtaattctaATGAAGCGGTTACTCAGTGCCGCCCTCTACGAAAGGTTGCTCAGTTCCTCATCATGACGCACCAGTTCCCGACCCTCTCTGAGGCCCAGAAGAAAGAACTCCATGAGACCGCTCTACGCATCGTTTCTCCAGGGAAGGGCATCCTGGCTGCAGATGAGTCAGTCGGTGTGTAAAGATTTCTATTCCTTATTTGCATTCCATTTGTTAGGATTCAATGAGCCATCCATCGCTTGCAGGCAGCATGGCCAAGCGTCTAGCCCAGGTGGGAGTGGAGAACACTGAAGAGAACCGCAGACAGTTCCGTCAGATTCTGTTCAGCGCGGACGACCGTATCAACAGCTGCATTGGAGGAGTAATCTTCTTCCACGAGACACTCTACCAGCACTCGGACAGCGGAGTGAACTTTGTCAAAATGATCCGAGACAGGGGCATCCTTGTTGGCATCAAGGTGTGTGCAATGTGCAGCATCTCATTGAACGTGCTTGTGAATGGaaatacatgtttgttttttgttgcttaGGTTGACAAGGGTGTTGTTCCTCTGGCAGGAACTAGTGGCGAAACCACCACACAGGGTGAGACCCCAATCGTGGtgttgtatatactgtgtaccgTGTTTTTATACTGAAAACATTAGAAAATGTAGGTCTGACCGTCTGGTCTGTTCTTTTAAATTCTAGTTTATCTTCCAACAGCAGCGTACagataccctggactggttgccagccaatcgcagggcacatatagacaaaactaccattcacacacatggacaattaagtctccaattaacctaatatgcacatgcacgcactgggggaacatgcaaactccacacagagatgcccaaactgagatttgaacccagatcttcccaatctcctaactgtgtggccaacatgctaaccactgaaccaccgtgcggcccgactAGCAAAATTTAATACAAAAACTTCATAAACAATTTTTAGCAAGCGATCTGGCAACCACGTACATCAGCAAGATTGGTTATTTTCCATGTTTAATGTCACACGTTTGCACAACAACTTGTTGCTTGGTAGAATTTATTGAGCTCATTCATACTTGCTGCAATGAAAACATTGTTAGTGCACCACTGTTTCCACGGTAACTCACAGTAGAAGTCTCTGCTGCCTCACACAACTGGTAACAAGACAGGAAGAGTCGGCAGGAAATGCACACAAAATAGTACTTACAAGGCTCCAGAATAAATGTGTATTGATTCAGTGGGCCTCCCCTGGAAAAAGACCGCCAAACAAACCTGCTACGATAACTTCAGTTCTGTTTAAAATCCAAATGAATTGCTTTTAGTTCCTAGAGAGAGTAAAAAGAGCCCGGTGTGAACAGAAAAcaccacaaaatatgctccagaaagtCCTTTTTTTGGGAGGCAAGACCCCTGATAGATTACTTGTCCGTGTGGTTTGCTACGTTACCATTTTAAGAGAAATTGAAGGTAAAAAGAGAGTACTATATTACACTTTCGTCTTGTGTGTAGTCTAGCTATGTGGTTGCTACGTTAGCTTATGTTTATGGATAAAAGTACCACGTGTGTTGATgtgtaagaaaaaaatatgacttccGCAGGTCTGGACGGCTTATCAGAACGTTGTGCTCAGTATAAAAAGGACGGTGCTGCCTTTGCAAAGTGGCGCTGTGTGATGAAGATCAGTGATGTCAATCCGTCCAAACTGGCCATCACGGAAAATGCAAATGTTCTGGCTCGTTACTCCAGCATCTGCCAACAGGtgaagactgtgtgtgtgcgtgcgtgtgtgtttgtgtgtgtcatgaCAGCTTAGTCACAAGTGTTTGATGAGACTGTACCTTATTTTTTGACCGACAGCATGGTATTGTGCCCGTCATTGAGCCGGAGCTCTTACCTGATGGAGATCATGACCTGAAGCGCTGCCAGTACGTCACTGAGAAGGTATGTGTACATTTGCGACAACACTGCACCATATTTCCCCCTCTCtttttcaaatcaaatcaaatgcaaTCAAACTTTATTAATAAAGCGCTTTCCTGCAtataaaatgcaacacaaagtgCCTGACAGAATTAAAAACCATGCCCCCGACAGCCCCTCCCCCACACCGCAAGCCTCACACCTATGCTTACACAAAGAATTGAAgtattaaatatgaaaaatgtgaaaaatgaagcATGCTCATATTTACAGGTGCTGTGAGTGTCATGGCATCTGTAAAAAGCTTTGTGGCGATGCACTCCAAATATGCCTTTCCAAATATGGCCGAAATTCATTGATTCATCAATTTTTGTACTGGGTTTACTGTTCAGGATCATGggagagctggagcctatcccggctgaccaTAATCTCGACCCATGCTTACGCTGTTTTACTCTTAGTACTCCATGTTtgctcccacagtccaaaaccatgcatgttagtttaactggagacttgtccataggtgtgaatgtgaatgtcaaTGGTTATCAATGGTCTTTATGGGTCACCAGTCCAGCATGTCAACTCGGAGAGGCTCCAGCTCATCCGTGACCCTGAAAAGATAAGAACAAGATTAATAAAATGCAATCTTTGTGGAGTATCCTTTTAGGATTTGGTGAGAATATGTTGCTTTCAGGTCCTGACTGCTGTCTATAAGGCCATGTCAGACCACCATGTGTACCTAGAAGGCACCCTCCTCAAGCCCAACATGGTCACTTCCGGCCACAGCTGCCCCAAAAAGTACAGCCCGGAGGATGTTGCTATGGCAACCCTCACCGCCCTACGTCGCACTGTGCCTCCCGCGGTGGCAGGTATGTCAAAGTCCAGGAGGTATGCTGGGAAGGAAACCCTGAAGATGAGGtacattttgtggtccctgttAGGTGTGGCTTTCCTCTCAGGTGGTCAGAGCGAAGAGGAGGCTTCTGTCCACCTCAACGCCATCAACAACTGTCCTCAGGCCAAACCATGGATCCTAACCTTCTCCTTCGGCCGTGCCCTGCAGGCCTCGGCACTACGCGCCTGGAGGGGACATAAGGAGAACCAGAAAGCTGCCACCGAGCAGTTCATCAAGAGGGCAGAAGTGAGTTCTCCAATGTTGTGCAAACTTCATAGTGCCGGACGGTATCGACctgaatattacatttttttctcccagAAGAAAGTCAGAAATAGacgggttgtcttatatttggggtttGGAGATGCATAAATGTAAACAGAGCAAGTCAGAGAGTCACTCACAGACACTGATGCAGCGACGAAACAGAGACCCACTGGGAAAAAGTGGCTCAAAGGTTTTTTAGCAAATTAGCAAACAGAAAAGGAGATATGATTAGGTTTGCCAATCGTCCCTTCAGGGTACGCTTATGAACAGTAACCTCAGTACTCCTgagacgcaaaaaaaaaaagggctggAAAACTACAGATTGCAATGGGATGAAGAAAATAGGACAGATTTCTATGcaagaaaaatattcatttcatttggttaattttgttattttgcactaaaaaagaaatgattgaaaacttgttttcccatgtattcgtattaaaGTGTGGGCAGTTTCACGCtatcacagttttaaaaaaatatatcagttaataaatcatgctgtttcatggttgaatatggccttaaaaatgcatatttaagcaaatcttatgtatttattgcctaaattaagcattttaaagtataaaagtgtctaaatgaagtaaaatacaaacaaaaggcATTGAAAGGACACGTGCAGAAAcgatgaaataatacaaaatgtcaaGAAAGCTGCAATAATGCAGTGTTTTGAAGTGATGGCACAGATAATCACGATGAGTGCACAACAATGCGCATCCACTTTTACGACGATACACGAAACAATGTGAATTCAATTGTGGAATCTTTTGTGTTGATATGTAGACCACAACCTCTCTACATTGTGTCCTGTTTTGTTTatgctgtgtttgtttggcaccaggTCAACAGTCTGGCATGTCGAGGGAAGTACACAGGTGCCGAAAACTACCCGGATTCTGCTCACGGCATCTACAGCTCCTGTTATTCATACTGAGCTCTATCAGAAAGCACGGGTTAACTGCCTCATCACCATGACAAGGGAACTTGATGG is drawn from Dunckerocampus dactyliophorus isolate RoL2022-P2 chromosome 12, RoL_Ddac_1.1, whole genome shotgun sequence and contains these coding sequences:
- the aldoca gene encoding fructose-bisphosphate aldolase C-A isoform X1; the encoded protein is MAARKLPRRRFVKYVNLKLVLLQLGPNHCFKRTVIQQNDTELDEHISSAQSCVTLGWIQTETQTVLPPSVFVPSQDRTVFTLPVSKIHEKIHNSHPSDTCLKLVQPQRLLKSQQRVAQFLIMTHQFPTLSEAQKKELHETALRIVSPGKGILAADESVGSMAKRLAQVGVENTEENRRQFRQILFSADDRINSCIGGVIFFHETLYQHSDSGVNFVKMIRDRGILVGIKVDKGVVPLAGTSGETTTQGLDGLSERCAQYKKDGAAFAKWRCVMKISDVNPSKLAITENANVLARYSSICQQHGIVPVIEPELLPDGDHDLKRCQYVTEKVLTAVYKAMSDHHVYLEGTLLKPNMVTSGHSCPKKYSPEDVAMATLTALRRTVPPAVAGVAFLSGGQSEEEASVHLNAINNCPQAKPWILTFSFGRALQASALRAWRGHKENQKAATEQFIKRAEVNSLACRGKYTGAENYPDSAHGIYSSCYSY
- the aldoca gene encoding fructose-bisphosphate aldolase C-A isoform X2 codes for the protein MTHQFPTLSEAQKKELHETALRIVSPGKGILAADESVGSMAKRLAQVGVENTEENRRQFRQILFSADDRINSCIGGVIFFHETLYQHSDSGVNFVKMIRDRGILVGIKVDKGVVPLAGTSGETTTQGLDGLSERCAQYKKDGAAFAKWRCVMKISDVNPSKLAITENANVLARYSSICQQHGIVPVIEPELLPDGDHDLKRCQYVTEKVLTAVYKAMSDHHVYLEGTLLKPNMVTSGHSCPKKYSPEDVAMATLTALRRTVPPAVAGVAFLSGGQSEEEASVHLNAINNCPQAKPWILTFSFGRALQASALRAWRGHKENQKAATEQFIKRAEVNSLACRGKYTGAENYPDSAHGIYSSCYSY
- the aldoca gene encoding fructose-bisphosphate aldolase C-A isoform X3, which translates into the protein MSHPSLAGSMAKRLAQVGVENTEENRRQFRQILFSADDRINSCIGGVIFFHETLYQHSDSGVNFVKMIRDRGILVGIKVDKGVVPLAGTSGETTTQGLDGLSERCAQYKKDGAAFAKWRCVMKISDVNPSKLAITENANVLARYSSICQQHGIVPVIEPELLPDGDHDLKRCQYVTEKVLTAVYKAMSDHHVYLEGTLLKPNMVTSGHSCPKKYSPEDVAMATLTALRRTVPPAVAGVAFLSGGQSEEEASVHLNAINNCPQAKPWILTFSFGRALQASALRAWRGHKENQKAATEQFIKRAEVNSLACRGKYTGAENYPDSAHGIYSSCYSY